In Coturnix japonica isolate 7356 chromosome 9, Coturnix japonica 2.1, whole genome shotgun sequence, a single window of DNA contains:
- the AADAC gene encoding arylacetamide deacetylase isoform X2, which yields MDVMKLFSTAEYTAPTSDENVTVTDKEISGVAVRLFLPQKPRDGLRRAVLYFHGGGWCFGDAGMTAYDLLSRRTASQLNAVVVSVNYRLAPKHHFPVQFEDVYSVSKFFLQSRVLSQYSVDPTRVCVAGDSAGGNLAAAVAQKLLEDSEVTTKLKAQALIYPALQTLDMNLPSYHQNADMPILSKSLMIRFWSEYFTSDPSLREAMTSNRHVPAQWGHLFQFVNWSTLLPDRMKKDHVYTDPVYGSPALAKKYPGFLDLRAAPLLAAEAQLRALPPTYILTCEHDVLRDDGVMYATRLRAAGVPVSHEHAEDGFHGALTFTASPTDMPVGLRLMNNYLQWLEEHL from the exons ATGGATGTCATGAAGCTGTTCTCGACTGCTGAGTACACGGCACCAACCTCAGATGAGAACGTGACTGTGACAGATAAGGAGATCAGTGGTGTTGCCGTCCGCCTCTTCCTGCCCCAAAAACCAAGAGATGGCCTGCGGAGGGCAGTGCTCTACTTCCACGGTGGAGGATGGTGCTTTGGGGACGCAG GCATGACAGCCTACGACCTTCTGTCAAGAAGGACTGCAAGCCAATTAAATGCTGTTGTGGTATCAGTCAA TTACAGGCTGGCACCCAAACACCACTTTCCAGTTCAGTTTGAAGATGTGTATTCAGTATCGAAGttcttcctgcagagcagggtgctcTCCCAGTACAGCGTGGACCCAACGCGGGTCTGCGTTGCAGGAGACAGTGCTGGCGGCaacctggcagcagctgtggcacagAAG ctgctggaggactCCGAAGTCACAACCAAGCTGAAGGCCCAAGCTTTGATTTATCCCGCTCTTCAAACTCTTGATATGAATTTACCATCCTACCACCAAAATGCAGACATGCCGATTCTGTCCAAGTCACTCATGATCAGGTTCTGGAGTGAATATTTTACATCTGATCCATCTCTCAGGGAAGCGATGACCTCCAACCGCCATGTCCCGGCCCAATGGGGCCACTTGTTCCAGTTTGTGAACTGGAGCACCTTGCTGCCTGACAGGATGAAGAAGGACCACGTTTACACTGACCCTGTGTACGGGAGCCCTGCGCTGGCAAAGAAGTACCCAGGGTTCCTGGACCTGCGGGCGGCCCCACTGCTGGCGGCAGAGGCACAGCTGCGGGCGCTGCCCCCCACCTACATCCTCACCTGTGAGCACGATGTGCTGCGGGATGATGGAGTCATGTATGCCACGCGCCTCAGGGCGGCGGGCGTTCCTGTCTCACATGAGCACGCCGAGGATGGCTTCCATGGGGCTCTGACATTTACTGCCAGCCCGACTGACATGCCCGTGGGGCTCAGGCTGATGAACAATTACTTGCAGTGGCTGGAGGAGCATCTGTAA